The Planococcus versutus genome contains a region encoding:
- a CDS encoding DctP family TRAP transporter solute-binding subunit, which produces MKKTIGFFLIILFILSACGRPDSGTTTTEDGESSEDTYTIRLAHLVPEEQSSHVAAVAFKEKLESESDGRLIVELYPNGQLYGSDREAIEAVQLGNIEMTIPAVAAMASFNEKFQVFDLPFLFNNNEAAYKALDGELGQELLADLENNDLKGLVFGENGFRHVSNNEGPIESPADLEGLKMRTLESPLHTDTFNAFGANASPFAFGELYTALQQGTYDAMDCPISLYYTNKFYEVQDYLTLTGHVYAATALLVNNDFYSSLPEDLQEIMTEASEEFRTDQRKLAQQQDGEFMDKLKEEGMQINDLTDDQRNEFREAAQSVYTKYEGQIGKDLIDQALAANE; this is translated from the coding sequence ATGAAAAAAACAATTGGATTTTTTCTCATTATATTATTTATTTTGTCAGCTTGCGGAAGACCGGATAGTGGAACAACAACGACCGAAGATGGAGAATCAAGTGAAGATACATACACAATCCGACTTGCCCATCTTGTACCAGAAGAGCAGTCTTCTCATGTTGCAGCCGTGGCTTTTAAAGAAAAACTAGAGTCAGAATCAGATGGACGTTTAATCGTTGAGCTATACCCGAACGGACAATTATACGGCTCTGACCGAGAAGCGATTGAAGCAGTGCAACTCGGAAACATTGAAATGACTATACCCGCTGTAGCAGCAATGGCTTCATTCAATGAAAAGTTCCAAGTATTCGATTTGCCATTCCTATTTAATAACAATGAAGCTGCCTATAAAGCGCTAGACGGTGAACTAGGTCAGGAATTGCTGGCTGATCTTGAAAACAATGATTTAAAAGGTTTGGTGTTTGGCGAAAATGGATTCCGTCACGTTTCTAATAATGAAGGACCGATTGAATCTCCAGCAGATTTAGAAGGCTTGAAAATGCGCACATTGGAAAGTCCATTGCATACAGATACATTTAACGCATTTGGAGCAAATGCTTCGCCATTTGCTTTTGGCGAGCTTTATACCGCTCTTCAACAAGGAACTTACGACGCAATGGATTGCCCAATTTCATTGTATTACACAAACAAATTCTATGAAGTACAAGATTACTTGACCTTAACAGGTCATGTATATGCAGCAACTGCATTGTTAGTGAACAACGATTTCTACAGTAGTCTACCAGAAGATCTTCAAGAAATTATGACAGAAGCTTCTGAAGAATTCCGTACAGATCAGCGTAAATTAGCACAACAACAAGATGGTGAATTTATGGACAAACTAAAAGAAGAAGGTATGCAAATCAACGATTTAACAGATGATCAACGCAATGAGTTTCGTGAAGCAGCACAGTCTGTTTACACGAAATACGAGGGCCAAATTGGCAAGGACTTGATTGATCAAGCTTTAGCGGCAAATGAATAA
- a CDS encoding FAD-binding oxidoreductase, with the protein MNNEWICQLQNKLNEDQCSMSSSEKYRHSHDESDHVPVEPDLVCFPESTEDVVAIVQIAQQAAIPITPFGAGSGLEGQSIPFKGGISLNFERMNKVIKFSPEDLLITVQPGITRLQLNHLINRHGLQFPIDPGADATIGGMVANNASGTTAVRYGVMRDQVIDLEIVLADGTRLHTGTKAKKSSSGYHLTGLFTGSEGTLGIITEITLKLHGISEHTIAASCTFETPHQCAEAAHMILLSGIPIQRMEFVDAYSISKVNRYGNYGLPEKHSLFFEFAGMKSAVEEEANLAKELIMDMNGENWRVAADSEERAMIWKARHEMAYAYRHQAGMTITGGDVCVPISKLPELIDYARELIVESGLEGGILGHIGDGNFHTAIAYDTTDPKQRLSAEYINEKLAYRAIKLEGTCTGEHGVGLGKMKYQDAEHGAAVAVMKNMKKMLDPSNLLNPGKIFT; encoded by the coding sequence ATGAACAATGAGTGGATCTGTCAGTTACAAAACAAATTAAACGAAGACCAATGCTCAATGAGTAGTAGTGAAAAATACCGGCACAGTCACGATGAATCTGACCATGTACCTGTTGAACCCGACTTGGTTTGTTTTCCTGAGTCGACAGAAGATGTAGTAGCAATTGTGCAAATTGCACAACAAGCAGCGATACCGATTACTCCATTTGGTGCGGGGTCAGGTCTAGAAGGTCAATCGATTCCTTTTAAAGGTGGTATTTCACTAAATTTTGAGCGCATGAACAAAGTGATAAAATTTTCACCAGAAGATCTATTGATTACAGTTCAACCCGGCATAACAAGACTGCAATTAAATCACTTAATCAACCGGCACGGATTGCAATTTCCAATCGACCCCGGTGCAGATGCTACGATTGGTGGAATGGTAGCTAATAACGCCAGCGGCACGACTGCTGTGCGATACGGAGTAATGCGAGACCAAGTTATAGATTTAGAAATCGTTTTAGCAGATGGAACTCGATTACATACAGGAACCAAAGCTAAAAAATCATCTTCTGGTTATCATTTAACAGGTCTTTTTACAGGATCTGAAGGCACTTTAGGCATTATCACTGAAATTACGCTCAAGCTCCATGGCATTTCGGAGCATACAATTGCAGCTAGTTGCACATTTGAAACTCCTCATCAATGTGCAGAAGCGGCACACATGATTTTACTGAGTGGCATTCCCATACAACGCATGGAGTTTGTTGATGCCTATAGTATTTCGAAAGTAAATCGTTACGGCAATTATGGACTTCCTGAAAAACATTCGTTGTTTTTTGAATTTGCGGGCATGAAAAGCGCTGTCGAAGAAGAAGCTAATTTAGCAAAAGAATTGATAATGGATATGAATGGTGAAAATTGGCGTGTAGCAGCAGACTCTGAAGAACGAGCAATGATTTGGAAAGCTCGACATGAAATGGCTTATGCATATCGCCATCAAGCAGGAATGACCATTACAGGCGGCGATGTTTGTGTTCCGATTTCAAAGCTTCCAGAACTGATCGACTATGCCCGCGAACTCATTGTCGAAAGTGGATTAGAAGGAGGAATTCTAGGTCACATCGGTGATGGCAATTTCCATACAGCCATTGCTTACGATACCACAGATCCCAAACAACGGCTCTCTGCAGAATACATTAACGAAAAACTTGCGTATCGCGCCATTAAACTCGAAGGGACTTGTACAGGAGAACATGGAGTCGGGCTTGGTAAAATGAAATACCAAGATGCTGAACACGGAGCTGCAGTAGCTGTCATGAAAAACATGAAAAAAATGTTAGATCCATCTAATTTATTAAATCCAGGGAAAATATTCACCTAG
- a CDS encoding HAD family hydrolase — MIALRVAIFDFDGTLYSKETFQLMMNHLKNHPTHSKRYRQFYRNIMPPYIGHKLKIYPERKMRERSVQAYLSALETFTKVELEQFFGEIADQMHDDMNPNVVDRLQAHVANNDYVMLVSGAFTPLLHAVTKTLPIKTIIGTEVLYNNNIVDHRTPLSHIQGPLKTIKIEEALEGWEIDWANSYAYGDSYSDLPVLELVGHPIAVQPKADLRKVAEKRNWEIM; from the coding sequence TTGATTGCTTTGCGCGTAGCCATATTCGATTTTGATGGAACTTTGTATTCGAAAGAAACTTTCCAACTCATGATGAATCATTTAAAAAATCATCCTACTCACAGCAAACGTTACCGCCAATTTTACCGGAATATCATGCCTCCTTATATCGGTCATAAACTTAAAATTTATCCTGAGAGAAAAATGCGTGAACGTTCGGTTCAAGCGTATTTATCTGCTTTGGAAACGTTCACCAAGGTCGAACTCGAGCAGTTTTTCGGCGAAATTGCAGATCAAATGCATGATGATATGAATCCGAATGTTGTTGATCGATTACAAGCACATGTAGCCAACAACGATTACGTTATGCTTGTATCTGGTGCTTTTACACCGCTTTTGCATGCGGTCACTAAAACATTGCCGATTAAAACCATCATTGGAACAGAAGTTCTTTACAATAATAATATTGTCGATCACCGCACTCCGTTATCTCATATTCAAGGACCATTAAAAACGATAAAAATTGAAGAAGCACTCGAAGGTTGGGAGATTGACTGGGCTAATAGTTATGCTTACGGTGACAGCTATTCCGACTTACCTGTACTAGAACTGGTTGGTCATCCCATAGCTGTTCAACCGAAAGCTGATTTACGAAAAGTAGCGGAAAAACGCAACTGGGAAATCATGTAA